Proteins from a genomic interval of Lolium perenne isolate Kyuss_39 chromosome 1, Kyuss_2.0, whole genome shotgun sequence:
- the LOC127296865 gene encoding cytochrome b561 and DOMON domain-containing protein At3g61750 has product MPLQCSISSSSRRKPFSSSTLTPRAMEIPRQAHGAALSMVFAMLVATAAVEAQMDACGADLRTFLPSPFSSSRLHCSPVWNNFILRHWQNQDNIVSIILSATYTSGWVGIGFSNDGKMVGSSAMIGWIDNHGRAYIKQYYLGSQTSSGVKVDRGNLLTTDTPPAVVLYGDNIYLAFQVNFSVQLAQPNIILASSAITPNMFHLGEHDDKTTLSFDFSSGDPVSNYYPYQLKRNHGALAMFGWGILLPSGVIVARYLRHKDPLWYYLHVLLQFLGYIIGLAGVVAGIALYNRIHSNFTTHRGLGISVLALGSLQVIAFFLHPNPDSKTRKYWNWYHHWSGRLCLFLAAVNVALGIEIGGANMSWKVIYGAFISVVLITVTFLEIMLWNKLTKASTPGFQMSTCSLES; this is encoded by the exons ATGCCTCTGCAGTGTAGCATATCCTCTAGTTCTAGACGGAAGCCATTCTCTAGCTCCACTTTAACACCCAGGGCTATGGAAATACCGAGGCAGGCTCATGGCGCCGCCCTGTCCATGGTTTTCGCTATGCTCGTCGCAACAGCTGCTGTCGAAGCACAGATGGATGCATGTGGCGCTGATCTCAGAACGTTTCTTCCGTCACCTTTCAGTTCATCCAGGCTCCACTGCTCACCGGTCTGGAACAACTTCATACTCAGG CATTGGCAGAACCAAGATAACATCGTCAGCATTATATTATCAGCAACTTATACATCCGGTTGGGTTGGTATTGGTTTCTCCAATGATGGGAAGATGGTTGGGTCAAGTGCCATGATCGGCTGGATTGACAATCATGGCAGAGCATATATCAAGCAGTACTACTTAGGCAGCCAGACTAGTTCAGGAGTCAAAGTTGATCGAGGAAACTTGCTCACAACAGATACTCCTCCTGCAGTTGTGCTCTATGGAGACAACATTTACTTGGCATTCCAAGTGAACTTTTCAGTTCAACTTGCCCAACCCAACATTATTTTGGCCTCCTCGGCAATAACACCAAACATGTTTCATCTAGGAGAACATGATGACAAGACAACGTTATCTTTTGATTTTTCATCAG GTGATCCTGTTAGCAATTACTATCCATACCAGCTGAAGAGAAATCACGGTGCACTTGCGATGTTTGGATGGGGTATTCTGCTACCTTCGGGAGTAATTGTTGCTCGTTATCTCAGGCATAAGGACCCGCTTTGGTATTACCTTCATGTACTCCTGCAATTTCTGGGTTATATCATTGGGCTTGCTGGGGTTGTTGCCGGCATTGCTTTGTACAACAGGATACATTCCAATTTCACCACGCATAGAGGCCTTGGCATTTCAGTTCTTGCTCTTGGTTCCCTTCAG GTGATTGCATTTTTCCTTCATCCTAACCCGGACTCTAAAACTCGCAAATATTGGAACTGGTACCACCACTGGTCTGGCAGGCTCTGTCTTTTCTTGGCAGCAGTCAACGTTGCTCTTGGAATCGAAATAGGTGGTGCCAACATGTCATGGAAAGTGATTTATGGGGCTTTTATTTCTGTCGTCCTAATCACTGTCACATTTCTGGAGATCATGTTGTGGAATAAGCTGACCAAGGCCTCTACCCCCGGGTTCCAAATGTCAACTTGTAGTTTGGAATCCTGA
- the LOC127296856 gene encoding serine/threonine-protein kinase RHS3 gives MEDDGMDFSPQKNSNDHERDSFEDDEFVDIQSATSKSSAHSQVPTDKKPKPKPKNKPEQAEKPNTANVNQAAATMSSPAPAQTSETAATSANNHTNTEPVVGNGISLDSSRSTRSSSLESSISSVSAASSTAPAQVKRHTGGDSRWEAIQQATAQETALNLGHFRLLKRLGYGDIGSVYLVELRGTSAFFAMKVMDKASLISRNKMARAQTELEILGLLDHPFLPTLYTHFETDKFYCLVMEYCSGGNLHSVRQKQPTKHFTEQAARFYTAEILLAMEYLHMLGIVYRDLKPENVLVRDDGHIMLSDFDLSLRCTVCPTLVKSSSVHSNSGIGVGGAGTGSSSGEGGGEGLGPNQGCVQSSSSFFPRILPRRSRKASKSDVQSLNAASAVEFNAEPTEVRSMSFVGTHEYLAPEIIRGEGHGSAVDWWTLGIFLYELLHGTTPFKGAGNRATLCNVIEQPLRFPSDFGGSVAGGASSVARDLIRGLLVKEPQKRIAFTRGATEIKQHPFFEGVNWALVRSMAPPSVPEPVDFRQYAAAASGKEKKATDSAGGKSSTGDQPQSDFEYF, from the exons ATGGAAGACGACGGCATGGATTTCAGCCCTCAGAAAAATAGTAACGATCATGAGCGCGACAGCTTCGAAGACGATGAATTCGTCGACATCCAATCTGCAACCTCCAAATCATCTGCTCATTCGCAAGTCCCTACGGACAAGAAGCCGAAGCCCAAGCCCAAGAACAAACCAGAGCAGGCCGAGAAACCCAATACGGCCAATGTGAACCAAGCTGCTGCTACTATGAGCAGCCCTGCGCCGGCCCAAACATCCGAAACAGCGGCGACGAGCGCGAACAATCATACTAATACTGAACCCGTGGTAGGCAATGGCATCAGTTTGGACAGCAGCCGCAGCACCCGTAGCAGCAGCCTGGAGAGCAGCATCAGCTCGGTTTCGGCGGCGTCGTCAACGGCGCCGGCGCAGGTGAAGCGGCACACTGGCGGGGACAGCCGTTGGGAGGCGATCCAGCAGGCGACGGCCCAGGAGACGGCCCTGAACTTGGGCCACTTCCGGCTGCTGAAGCGGCTGGGCTACGGCGACATCGGCAGCGTGTACCTGGTGGAGCTCCGCGGCACGTCGGCCTTCTTCGCCATGAAGGTGATGGACAAGGCGTCGCTGATCAGCCGGAACAAGATGGCCCGAGCGCAGACGGAGCTCGAGATCCTGGGCCTCCTCGACCACCCTTTCCTCCCCACCCTCTACACCCACTTCGAGACCGACAAGTTCTACTGCCTCGTCATGGAGTACTGCAGCGGCGGCAACCTCCACTCCGTCCGCCAGAAGCAGCCAACCAAGCATTTCACCGAGCAAGCCGCCAG GTTCTACACAGCTGAGATACTGCTCGCGATGGAATACCTGCACATGCTGGGGATCGTGTACAGGGATCTGAAGCCGGAGAACGTGCTGGTGAGGGACGACGGCCACATCATGCTGTCGGACTTCGACCTGTCGCTGCGGTGCACCGTCTGCCCGACGCTCGTCAAGTCGTCGTCGGTGCACAGCAACAGCGGAATCGGCGTCGGCGGCGCCGGCACCGGTTcgagctccggcgagggcggcggcgagGGCCTGGGTCCCAACCAGGGGTGCGTCCAGTCGTCGTCGTCCTTCTTCCCGCGCATCCTGCCGCGCCGTAGCCGGAAGGCGTCCAAGAGCGACGTGCAGAGCCTCAACGCGGCGTCCGCGGTGGAGTTCAACGCGGAGCCGACGGAGGTGCGGTCCATGTCGTTCGTGGGCACGCACGAGTACCTGGCCCCGGAGATCATCCGCGGCGAAGGGCACGGCAGCGCCGTGGACTGGTGGACGCTGGGCATCTTCCTCTACGAGCTGCTGCACGGCACCACGCCCTTCAAGGGCGCCGGCAACCGCGCCACGCTCTGCAACGTCATCGAGCAGCCGCTGCGGTTTCCCTCCGACTTCGGGGGCTCGGTAGCAGGGGGCGCAAGCTCCGTGGCGAGGGACCTCATCCGAGGGCTCCTCGTGAAGGAGCCACAGAAGCGGATCGCCTTCACCAGGGGCGCCACGGAGATCAAGCAGCACCCCTTCTTCGAGGGCGTCAACTGGGCGCTGGTcaggtccatggcgccgccgtCGGTGCCGGAGCCGGTGGACTTCCGGCAGTACGCGGCTGCTGCCAGTGGCAAGGAAAAGAAGGCGACGGACAGCGCTGGGGGCAAGTCCAGCACCGGCGATCAACCACAGTCTGATTTCGAGTATTTCTAG